The Lutra lutra chromosome 15, mLutLut1.2, whole genome shotgun sequence genome includes a region encoding these proteins:
- the LOC125085505 gene encoding antigen-presenting glycoprotein CD1d-like isoform X3: MTPARNLSEASWRQGSRSWRSKGRLSCRSQGEWTVMSSISRGGNVGCRVLALTPPTSLSDTVKPEAWLATGPHPGPGRLLLVCHVSGFHPKPVWVMWMRGEQEQQGTQRDNVLPHADGTWYLRVTLDVEAWEAASLSCRVRHSSLGGQDIVLHWEGSHSSTWLIPVAILGSLLMSGCVGCLVLWCRKHGPLSSYQGIL; encoded by the exons ATGACACCTGCCCGCAATTTGTCAGAGGCCTCCTGGAGGCAGGGAAGTCGGAGCTGGAGAAGCAAG ggaaggctttcctgCAGAAGCCAAGGCGAATGGACAGTCATGAGCTCCATCTCCAGAGGGGGAAATGTGGGCTGCAGAGTGCTTGCCTTGACACCCCCCACTTCCTTATCGGACACAGTGAAGCCCGAGGCCTGGCTGGCCACTGGCCCCCATCCCGGTCCCGGCCGTCTGCTGCTGGTGTGTCACGTCTCTGGCTTCCACCCGAAGCCCGTGTGGGTGATGTGGATGCGGGGTGAGCAGGAGCAACAGGGCACCCAGCGAGACAACGTCCTGCCCCATGCTGATGGGACGTGGTATCTCCGAGTGACCCTGGATGTGGAGGCCTGGGAGGCGGCCAGTCTGTCCTGCCGAGTGAGACACAGCAGTCTGGGAGGCCAGGACATCGTCCTCCACTGGG AGGGGAGCCACTCCTCCACGTGGCTGATCCCGGTGGCCATACTGGGGTCCCTCCTGATGAGTGGATGCGTTGGATGCTTAGTCCTCTGGTGCAGGAAGCACGG TCCTCTCAGTTCCTATCAAGGCATCCTGTGA
- the LOC125085505 gene encoding antigen-presenting glycoprotein CD1d-like isoform X1: MLRLDYPFEIQLSAGCELYPGNTSESFFRVAFQGKEIMSFQGTHWVPAPDAPSWAGRATKELNQDQGTRKTLQWFLNDTCPQFVRGLLEAGKSELEKQVKPEAWLATGPHPGPGRLLLVCHVSGFHPKPVWVMWMRGEQEQQGTQRDNVLPHADGTWYLRVTLDVEAWEAASLSCRVRHSSLGGQDIVLHWEGSHSSTWLIPVAILGSLLMSGCVGCLVLWCRKHGSYQGIL, from the exons ATGCTGCGGCTGGACT ATCCCTTTGAGATCCAGCTGTCTGCTGGATGCGAGCTGTACCCCGGGAACACCTCGGAAAGCTTCTTCCGTGTGGCATTTCAAGGAAAAGAGATCATGAGTTTCCAAGGAACTCATTGGGTGCCAGCCCCCGATGCCCCCTCTTGGGCAGGCAGGGCCACCAAAGAGCTCAATCAGGACCAGGGGACCAGAAAGACCCTACAGTGGTTCTTAAATGACACCTGCCCGCAATTTGTCAGAGGCCTCCTGGAGGCAGGGAAGTCGGAGCTGGAGAAGCAAG TGAAGCCCGAGGCCTGGCTGGCCACTGGCCCCCATCCCGGTCCCGGCCGTCTGCTGCTGGTGTGTCACGTCTCTGGCTTCCACCCGAAGCCCGTGTGGGTGATGTGGATGCGGGGTGAGCAGGAGCAACAGGGCACCCAGCGAGACAACGTCCTGCCCCATGCTGATGGGACGTGGTATCTCCGAGTGACCCTGGATGTGGAGGCCTGGGAGGCGGCCAGTCTGTCCTGCCGAGTGAGACACAGCAGTCTGGGAGGCCAGGACATCGTCCTCCACTGGG AGGGGAGCCACTCCTCCACGTGGCTGATCCCGGTGGCCATACTGGGGTCCCTCCTGATGAGTGGATGCGTTGGATGCTTAGTCCTCTGGTGCAGGAAGCACGG TTCCTATCAAGGCATCCTGTGA
- the LOC125085505 gene encoding antigen-presenting glycoprotein CD1d-like isoform X2, whose product MLRLDYPFEIQLSAGCELYPGNTSESFFRVAFQGKEIMSFQGTHWVPAPDAPSWAGRATKELNQDQGTRKTLQWFLNDTCPQFVRGLLEAGKSELEKQVKPEAWLATGPHPGPGRLLLVCHVSGFHPKPVWVMWMRGEQEQQGTQRDNVLPHADGTWYLRVTLDVEAWEAASLSCRVRHSSLGGQDIVLHWEGSHSSTWLIPVAILGSLLMSGCVGCLVLWCRKHGPLSSYQGIL is encoded by the exons ATGCTGCGGCTGGACT ATCCCTTTGAGATCCAGCTGTCTGCTGGATGCGAGCTGTACCCCGGGAACACCTCGGAAAGCTTCTTCCGTGTGGCATTTCAAGGAAAAGAGATCATGAGTTTCCAAGGAACTCATTGGGTGCCAGCCCCCGATGCCCCCTCTTGGGCAGGCAGGGCCACCAAAGAGCTCAATCAGGACCAGGGGACCAGAAAGACCCTACAGTGGTTCTTAAATGACACCTGCCCGCAATTTGTCAGAGGCCTCCTGGAGGCAGGGAAGTCGGAGCTGGAGAAGCAAG TGAAGCCCGAGGCCTGGCTGGCCACTGGCCCCCATCCCGGTCCCGGCCGTCTGCTGCTGGTGTGTCACGTCTCTGGCTTCCACCCGAAGCCCGTGTGGGTGATGTGGATGCGGGGTGAGCAGGAGCAACAGGGCACCCAGCGAGACAACGTCCTGCCCCATGCTGATGGGACGTGGTATCTCCGAGTGACCCTGGATGTGGAGGCCTGGGAGGCGGCCAGTCTGTCCTGCCGAGTGAGACACAGCAGTCTGGGAGGCCAGGACATCGTCCTCCACTGGG AGGGGAGCCACTCCTCCACGTGGCTGATCCCGGTGGCCATACTGGGGTCCCTCCTGATGAGTGGATGCGTTGGATGCTTAGTCCTCTGGTGCAGGAAGCACGG TCCTCTCAGTTCCTATCAAGGCATCCTGTGA